A window of Cohnella herbarum contains these coding sequences:
- a CDS encoding cupin domain-containing protein, with product MTEKHTTVKTAEAMEWSPMPDHVALYHREILSAADADEMGVRASSVLWEKIGVGGAVLPHYHNVAEIIHITVGKVRLLCNGEWKSYAAGDTFLVPAGVVHSVANDDTVPTEQISIFLPVEEQAPGNRFFETTKVPIPTERQLQGGK from the coding sequence ATGACGGAAAAACACACAACGGTGAAAACGGCGGAAGCGATGGAATGGTCGCCGATGCCGGATCACGTCGCCCTCTATCATCGCGAGATTCTGTCGGCTGCCGATGCGGACGAGATGGGGGTACGGGCTAGCTCGGTATTATGGGAGAAGATCGGCGTCGGCGGCGCCGTTCTTCCTCATTATCATAATGTAGCGGAGATCATTCATATTACGGTAGGCAAAGTACGGCTGCTATGTAACGGGGAGTGGAAATCTTACGCGGCAGGGGATACGTTTCTTGTGCCTGCGGGAGTCGTCCATTCGGTTGCCAACGACGATACGGTGCCGACGGAGCAGATTAGCATCTTCCTACCAGTAGAGGAGCAAGCACCTGGTAATCGATTCTTCGAAACGACGAAGGTACCGATTCCGACCGAACGGCAGTTGCAAGGCGGAAAGTAG
- a CDS encoding formamidase — protein sequence MSGLGGLNKSPDGVVIGLVQMKLPVVETPAQLEEQTRRIVELTAKAKRGLRNMDLVVFPEYSLHGLSMNTDPAIMCRVDGLEVEAFRQACRDNRIWGCFSIMEANPNGNPYNTGLIIDDQGEIKLNYRKLHPWVPVEPWEPGDLGIPVCDGPNGSKLALIICHDGMFPEMARECAYIGADIMIRTAGYTAPIRHSWQITNQANAFCNLMYTASVCMSGSDGTFDSMGEAMIVGFDGVPLVTGGGRPDEIVAGEVRPSLVREARRLWGVENNMYQFAHRGYVAVDGGAGDCPYTYMKDLVNERYRLPWEDEVVVKDGTSEGYPKPVRKYAGRVRES from the coding sequence GGAGCAGACTCGGAGAATCGTAGAACTAACGGCGAAGGCTAAGCGCGGATTGCGTAACATGGATCTCGTCGTGTTCCCGGAATACTCGTTGCATGGCCTGTCGATGAATACGGATCCGGCCATTATGTGCCGGGTCGACGGTCTGGAGGTTGAGGCTTTCCGTCAAGCTTGCCGGGACAACCGGATTTGGGGTTGCTTTTCGATCATGGAGGCGAACCCGAACGGCAACCCATACAATACGGGACTTATTATTGACGATCAGGGCGAGATCAAGCTGAATTATCGCAAGCTGCATCCTTGGGTTCCGGTTGAGCCTTGGGAGCCCGGAGATCTCGGTATTCCGGTATGTGACGGGCCTAACGGAAGTAAACTCGCTCTTATTATTTGTCACGATGGAATGTTCCCGGAGATGGCTAGGGAGTGCGCGTATATCGGCGCGGATATTATGATTCGCACGGCTGGATACACCGCGCCGATTCGCCACTCTTGGCAAATCACGAATCAAGCGAACGCCTTTTGCAATCTCATGTATACCGCGTCGGTGTGCATGAGCGGGAGCGACGGCACGTTCGATTCGATGGGCGAAGCGATGATCGTCGGTTTCGACGGCGTACCGCTCGTTACGGGCGGAGGCAGGCCGGACGAGATCGTCGCGGGAGAGGTTCGTCCGTCGCTTGTCCGCGAAGCGCGGCGCCTATGGGGCGTGGAGAACAATATGTATCAGTTTGCGCACCGCGGGTACGTTGCGGTAGATGGCGGCGCGGGAGATTGTCCGTACACGTACATGAAAGATTTAGTGAACGAGCGCTATAGATTGCCTTGGGAAGACGAGGTTGTCGTAAAAGACGGGACATCGGAAGGGTATCCGAAGCCGGTGCGTAAATATGCAGGGAGGGTACGGGAATCATGA